Proteins encoded by one window of Pseudonocardia sp. HH130629-09:
- a CDS encoding TM0106 family RecB-like putative nuclease — protein sequence MSTSTGPRTAPRVLLDAAALSGCRRRVHLDHAPSASERPRALPDPAIEQRRADAAAHRERIGELLARTWGADWASTWPDGAAASAGAGAGPRAARAERTAELVAAGAPLIWGAVLPVDGDRRGTAELLVRAPTGGYVPLLVVRRRITDPGEGARTTAVTDPWPQRARHDPDRKVRSQPRDLLALAQLTRLLQAAGWAPPESAPRLGGVIGLDADVVVWHDLRAGHWPGGRSTLEEYDARFADRAAVARSAATGGPALAAPSRITECRRCPWWPTCEAELEQVDDVSLVAHGETARLLRESGVATVAGLAALDPAAPPAELTGPLPGPPFSDLVALARARRRGLAVARRVPRVPVSRADVEVDVDMESFGESGAYLWGALLTLPGGARDGDPETGYRAFATWDPLPTRDEGRSFGEFWTWFTGVRATALASGRTFAAYCYNEQAENRWMFASAQRFAGMPGVPTEAEVRAFVADPCWVDLYGVVSTWFLCAQGKGLKKIAPAAGFSWRDPEAGGENSMRWYRAAVALDGGEPDPVQRERLLGYNTDDVLATHALREWMSSDRVLEVPLVSELRDATG from the coding sequence GTGAGCACTTCGACCGGACCCCGTACCGCGCCCCGTGTCCTGCTGGACGCGGCGGCGCTGAGCGGGTGCCGCCGTCGGGTGCACCTGGACCACGCCCCGTCGGCGTCGGAGCGGCCGCGGGCGCTGCCGGATCCGGCGATCGAGCAGCGCCGGGCCGACGCGGCGGCGCACCGGGAGCGGATCGGCGAGCTGCTCGCGCGCACCTGGGGTGCGGACTGGGCGAGCACCTGGCCGGACGGCGCGGCCGCGTCCGCCGGGGCAGGCGCCGGACCGCGGGCGGCCAGGGCGGAGCGCACGGCCGAGCTCGTCGCGGCCGGTGCGCCGCTGATCTGGGGCGCGGTCCTGCCCGTCGACGGCGACCGGCGCGGCACCGCGGAGCTGCTCGTGCGCGCGCCCACCGGGGGCTACGTCCCGCTGCTCGTCGTGCGCCGCCGGATCACCGATCCGGGGGAGGGGGCGCGCACCACCGCCGTCACCGACCCGTGGCCGCAGCGGGCCCGGCACGACCCGGACCGCAAGGTCCGCTCCCAGCCGCGAGACCTGCTGGCCCTGGCCCAGCTGACCCGGCTGCTGCAGGCCGCTGGCTGGGCGCCGCCGGAGTCGGCCCCGCGGCTCGGCGGTGTGATCGGGCTCGACGCGGACGTGGTCGTCTGGCACGACCTGCGGGCCGGGCACTGGCCCGGCGGCCGGTCCACGCTGGAGGAGTACGACGCCCGGTTCGCCGACCGCGCCGCCGTCGCCCGGTCCGCCGCGACCGGCGGCCCCGCGCTGGCGGCGCCGTCGCGGATCACCGAGTGCCGCCGCTGCCCCTGGTGGCCGACGTGCGAGGCCGAGCTGGAGCAGGTTGACGACGTCAGCCTGGTCGCCCACGGCGAGACGGCGCGGCTGCTGCGGGAGTCGGGCGTCGCGACCGTCGCGGGGCTGGCCGCGCTGGACCCGGCGGCCCCGCCCGCCGAGCTGACCGGTCCGCTGCCCGGGCCGCCGTTCTCCGACCTCGTCGCGCTGGCCCGCGCGCGCCGGCGGGGTCTCGCCGTCGCCCGCCGGGTGCCGCGGGTGCCGGTCAGCCGCGCCGACGTCGAGGTCGACGTCGACATGGAGAGCTTCGGCGAGTCCGGCGCCTACCTGTGGGGTGCGCTGCTGACGCTGCCCGGCGGTGCCCGCGACGGCGACCCGGAGACCGGCTACCGGGCGTTCGCGACCTGGGACCCGCTCCCCACCCGCGACGAGGGCCGCTCGTTCGGCGAGTTCTGGACCTGGTTCACCGGTGTGCGTGCGACCGCGCTCGCATCCGGGCGCACGTTCGCCGCGTACTGCTACAACGAGCAGGCCGAGAACCGCTGGATGTTCGCCTCGGCGCAGCGGTTCGCCGGGATGCCAGGGGTGCCGACCGAGGCCGAGGTGCGCGCGTTCGTCGCGGACCCGTGCTGGGTGGACCTCTACGGCGTGGTCTCCACCTGGTTCCTGTGCGCGCAGGGCAAGGGGCTGAAGAAGATCGCCCCCGCCGCCGGGTTCTCGTGGCGGGACCCGGAGGCGGGCGGGGAGAACTCCATGCGCTGGTACCGCGCCGCCGTCGCGCTCGACGGCGGGGAGCCCGACCCGGTCCAGCGGGAGCGGTTGCTCGGCTACAACACCGATGACGTGCTGGCCACCCACGCGCTGCGGGAGTGGATGTCCTCGGACCGGGTGCTGGAGGTCCCGCTGGTGAGCGAGCTGCGCGACGCCACCGGGTGA
- a CDS encoding gamma-glutamyltransferase family protein, protein MAPRGYDRIGPHGAVSSTHHLGTAAAATVLARGGNAFDAAVACGFVLQVVEPHLCGPGGELPAVFVTANDPVPRVLCAQGVAPAAATAQRVRDLGCAIVPGTGLLPATVPGAWDGWLTLLRDHGTWELADVLAPALDYAAGGFPLVPRVPAAIGTVADHFRTHWPSSAATWLPDGRVPAVGERVRLPVLAATWRRLLDEAVGPSREARIDAARDAWYRGFVAEEIGRFAATPVRDETGRDHTGLLTADDLAGWSAHYEDALVADAGSGWSVAKCGPWSQGPVLLQQLRLLAGLDLELPGGVATLDTVHAAAEAAKLAFADREAWYGDGAPPDLLADLLSDDYTDARRGLIAPVSDSGLRPGSPGGRTPRIGDYAATPGAGRGSGTEGPGTGEPTVSREGVARGDTVHVDVVDAAGNMISVTPSGGWLQSSPTIPELGFCLGTRGQMFWLEEGLASTLAPGRMPRTTLSPSLALRDGVPALAFGTPGGDQQDQWQLAFLLALVHGGLDLQAAIDAPTWHSTAFPASFAPRGWEPHGLVVESRLGPDTLAGLTRRGHAVDDAGAWSLGRMCAVGTGAAVPGGGGPGTLHAAVDPRSGVGAAIAL, encoded by the coding sequence GTGGCGCCTCGTGGATACGACCGGATCGGGCCGCACGGCGCGGTCAGCAGCACCCACCATCTCGGCACGGCCGCCGCGGCCACGGTGCTGGCGCGGGGCGGGAACGCCTTCGACGCCGCCGTCGCCTGCGGTTTCGTGCTGCAGGTGGTCGAGCCGCACCTGTGCGGGCCGGGTGGTGAGCTGCCCGCCGTGTTCGTCACCGCGAACGACCCGGTCCCGCGGGTGTTGTGCGCCCAGGGCGTCGCCCCGGCCGCCGCGACCGCGCAGCGGGTGCGTGACCTGGGCTGCGCGATCGTCCCCGGTACCGGCCTGCTCCCGGCGACGGTCCCCGGGGCCTGGGACGGCTGGCTGACCTTGCTCCGCGACCACGGAACCTGGGAGCTCGCGGACGTCCTCGCCCCGGCGCTCGACTACGCCGCGGGTGGGTTCCCGCTGGTCCCGCGGGTGCCCGCGGCCATCGGAACGGTCGCCGACCACTTCAGGACGCACTGGCCGTCGTCGGCGGCGACGTGGCTGCCCGACGGCCGGGTCCCCGCCGTGGGCGAGCGGGTGCGGCTGCCCGTGCTGGCCGCGACGTGGCGCCGGCTGCTCGACGAGGCCGTCGGCCCGAGCCGGGAGGCACGCATCGACGCCGCCCGTGACGCGTGGTACCGCGGGTTCGTCGCCGAGGAGATCGGCCGGTTCGCCGCGACCCCGGTCCGTGACGAGACCGGGCGCGACCACACCGGTCTGCTCACCGCCGACGACCTGGCCGGCTGGTCGGCGCACTACGAGGACGCGCTCGTCGCCGACGCCGGGTCCGGCTGGTCGGTCGCGAAGTGCGGCCCGTGGTCGCAGGGGCCGGTCCTGCTGCAGCAGCTGCGGCTGCTCGCCGGGCTGGACCTCGAACTGCCCGGTGGTGTCGCGACCCTCGACACGGTGCACGCCGCCGCCGAGGCCGCGAAGCTCGCCTTCGCCGACCGAGAGGCCTGGTACGGCGACGGCGCGCCCCCCGACCTGCTCGCCGACTTGCTCTCCGACGACTACACCGACGCCCGGCGGGGCCTGATCGCACCGGTGTCGGACAGCGGGCTGCGGCCCGGCTCGCCGGGTGGGCGCACCCCCCGGATCGGCGACTACGCGGCGACGCCGGGCGCCGGGCGTGGCTCCGGGACGGAGGGTCCGGGCACCGGCGAGCCGACGGTGTCGCGGGAAGGCGTCGCCCGTGGGGACACGGTGCACGTCGACGTCGTCGACGCCGCCGGGAACATGATCTCGGTGACGCCGTCGGGGGGCTGGCTGCAGTCGTCGCCGACGATCCCGGAGCTGGGGTTCTGCCTCGGTACCCGCGGCCAGATGTTCTGGCTGGAGGAGGGGCTCGCCAGCACGCTCGCGCCCGGGCGGATGCCGCGCACGACGCTGTCGCCGTCGCTGGCGCTGCGCGACGGCGTGCCCGCGCTGGCCTTCGGGACGCCCGGCGGGGACCAGCAGGACCAGTGGCAGCTCGCGTTCCTGCTCGCGCTCGTGCACGGCGGGCTGGACCTGCAGGCCGCGATCGACGCGCCGACCTGGCACTCGACGGCGTTCCCCGCGTCCTTCGCGCCCCGCGGCTGGGAGCCGCACGGGCTCGTCGTCGAGTCCCGGCTGGGGCCCGACACCCTCGCCGGGCTGACTCGCCGCGGGCACGCCGTGGACGACGCGGGCGCCTGGTCCCTGGGCCGGATGTGCGCGGTCGGGACCGGAGCCGCCGTCCCCGGGGGCGGCGGGCCCGGGACACTGCACGCCGCGGTCGACCCGCGGTCGGGGGTGGGTGCGGCGATCGCGCTGTAG